In the genome of Massilibacillus massiliensis, one region contains:
- a CDS encoding four-carbon acid sugar kinase family protein, which produces MIKLAVIADDITGANDTAVQFAKHHISACVRINFDQTNVSKETAEVIVFDTDSRDVASSDAYDKVQTLCRALQKSGVTHIYKKVDSTLRGNLGAEIEAITDVFQPEITVIAPAFPRNKRITVAGVHLVDGIPIERTEFAYAPKSPVKESRIIDLLKKQTPNKNIGLVTLPIIEKGAEEIEKAVKQCIDKGQSWIVFDSTKDSHLADIVAATSFSKEVLLVGSAALAECLPDFYQWEKKMQQTSYAAEGSILIIAGSVSKTTQGQIDQALKLEHMDLVKMNVQRLVMQKKIEINRCIQEAKQLLQEKKDVLIASALDDKDVRLAIEAGKQKGMSGESVSEQIAVALGEIVAALADQELAGMVLTGGDTAVHVCRALKAEAIEVVAEVELGIPLGKLVGGFCDGLQVVTKAGAFGTKQSFVQAVQTIRKLPINKS; this is translated from the coding sequence ATGATAAAGCTAGCGGTGATAGCAGATGATATTACAGGTGCTAATGATACAGCGGTGCAGTTTGCAAAACATCATATTAGCGCATGTGTAAGAATTAATTTCGATCAAACAAATGTAAGCAAAGAAACTGCGGAAGTCATTGTTTTTGATACAGATAGCAGAGATGTTGCATCATCGGATGCTTATGATAAAGTGCAGACTTTATGTAGAGCTCTGCAAAAGAGTGGCGTTACGCATATCTATAAAAAAGTAGACTCTACATTAAGAGGAAATCTGGGTGCTGAGATTGAGGCGATTACAGATGTATTTCAACCGGAAATTACAGTAATTGCGCCAGCGTTTCCCCGCAATAAGAGAATAACAGTTGCTGGAGTTCATCTAGTTGATGGCATACCGATAGAACGGACTGAATTTGCCTATGCCCCGAAAAGTCCGGTCAAGGAATCACGTATCATTGATTTGCTGAAAAAGCAGACACCGAATAAAAATATTGGGCTGGTAACTCTGCCGATCATTGAAAAAGGTGCAGAGGAAATTGAAAAGGCCGTTAAGCAGTGTATTGACAAAGGCCAGAGCTGGATTGTATTTGATAGTACCAAAGACAGCCATTTAGCGGATATTGTTGCAGCAACGAGTTTTTCCAAAGAAGTTTTGCTCGTAGGATCGGCAGCTTTAGCAGAGTGTTTGCCCGATTTTTATCAATGGGAAAAGAAAATGCAGCAAACATCATATGCTGCAGAGGGCTCCATTCTGATCATTGCCGGCAGTGTAAGTAAAACGACACAAGGGCAGATTGATCAGGCGCTAAAGTTAGAGCACATGGATTTGGTAAAAATGAATGTACAGCGTCTGGTCATGCAAAAAAAGATTGAAATCAATCGATGTATCCAAGAAGCAAAACAATTGCTGCAGGAAAAGAAGGATGTATTGATTGCCAGTGCACTTGATGATAAGGATGTAAGACTTGCAATCGAAGCAGGCAAACAAAAAGGCATGAGCGGCGAGAGCGTAAGTGAACAGATTGCTGTCGCGTTAGGTGAAATTGTTGCCGCACTGGCAGATCAAGAATTGGCAGGTATGGTCTTAACGGGCGGAGATACAGCAGTACATGTTTGCAGAGCACTGAAAGCAGAAGCGATCGAAGTGGTCGCAGAAGTGGAACTGGGTATACCGCTGGGAAAACTGGTAGGCGGATTCTGCGACGGGCTTCAGGTTGTGACGAAAGCTGGTGCGTTTGGAACCAAACAGAGTTTTGTACAAGCAGTACAAACAATCAGAAAATTGCCAATAAACAAAAGTTGA
- a CDS encoding hydroxyacid dehydrogenase, giving the protein MKKVVISHRLHDDGMAVLEKANVKVAITNNGDPKAMLPELLDAEGLIIRIGSIDRETMLAAKNLKVIGRPGVGVDDVDVEAATELGIPVVIAPGANTRSVAEHAFAFMFAAAKDMLHSDKELRKGNFNIRSSYKAFELYGKTLGLIGYGNIGSILAQMSSSIGMKVVVYDPFVKPEVITEKGYQHETDINAVLKVADVISLHVPLTPKTKNLISEAELKLMKSNAILINCARGGIVDEKALAKALEENQIHAAATDVFTTEPVTAEDPLFQYENIIVSPHMAGQTKEAASGVATMAAEGVIAVMNGQRWPKVCNPKAYEHPRWNK; this is encoded by the coding sequence ATGAAAAAAGTTGTTATATCGCATAGATTACATGATGATGGCATGGCTGTTTTAGAAAAAGCCAATGTAAAAGTGGCAATTACGAATAATGGTGATCCAAAAGCAATGCTGCCGGAATTATTGGATGCAGAAGGACTGATTATCCGTATCGGTTCAATTGATAGAGAAACGATGCTGGCGGCAAAAAATTTGAAGGTCATTGGACGCCCTGGCGTTGGCGTAGATGATGTTGATGTTGAAGCGGCAACAGAGCTTGGTATTCCTGTCGTTATTGCACCAGGTGCAAATACGCGTTCCGTTGCAGAACATGCATTTGCCTTTATGTTCGCTGCGGCGAAAGATATGCTGCATAGTGATAAAGAACTTCGCAAAGGCAATTTTAACATAAGAAGCAGCTATAAAGCCTTTGAGTTATATGGAAAAACCTTGGGACTCATTGGATATGGAAATATCGGCAGCATTTTAGCGCAGATGTCATCCAGTATTGGAATGAAAGTTGTAGTATATGATCCGTTTGTGAAACCAGAAGTCATTACGGAGAAAGGCTATCAGCATGAAACTGACATCAATGCAGTCTTAAAAGTGGCGGATGTTATTTCACTGCATGTACCTTTAACACCAAAAACGAAAAATCTAATTAGTGAAGCCGAATTGAAATTAATGAAATCAAATGCGATTTTGATTAACTGCGCGCGCGGCGGCATTGTAGATGAGAAAGCATTGGCAAAAGCACTGGAAGAAAATCAAATTCATGCGGCGGCGACAGATGTATTTACAACTGAACCGGTAACTGCAGAAGATCCATTATTTCAATATGAAAACATTATTGTGTCCCCTCATATGGCGGGACAGACAAAAGAAGCGGCATCCGGAGTGGCAACAATGGCGGCAGAAGGCGTAATTGCTGTGATGAACGGACAGCGCTGGCCGAAAGTTTGCAATCCTAAAGCGTATGAACATCCGCGTTGGAATAAATAA
- the dapA gene encoding 4-hydroxy-tetrahydrodipicolinate synthase, which produces MFKPQGIITPILTTLTEDEKFNEKEYRVQINRLINAGISGIFPLGTNGEFYAFSKEEKIEIIKVAVDEVNGRVPVYAGTGCVTTKETIELSKIAKDLGVDVLSVISPYFVGISQDDLYRHYSAVAEAVDLPILLYNIPARTGNNIDYKTVAKLAKYKNIIGIKDSSGNFDNTLKYIENTDERLSVLAGSDSLILWTLMAGGSGAISGCSNVFPELMVSIYKLWSEGKIAEANEAQKKIRPFRNVMQMGNPNSVVKRAVNLLGYPVGPAREPSNCAKPEIDAALKEVFKLYK; this is translated from the coding sequence ATGTTTAAACCACAAGGAATTATTACACCTATTCTAACGACTTTAACAGAGGATGAAAAATTCAACGAAAAAGAATATCGCGTGCAGATCAATCGTTTGATTAACGCTGGAATCAGCGGTATTTTCCCATTAGGCACAAACGGAGAGTTTTATGCTTTCTCCAAAGAAGAAAAAATTGAAATCATCAAAGTGGCAGTAGACGAAGTAAATGGCAGAGTTCCTGTATATGCAGGTACCGGTTGTGTTACGACGAAAGAAACGATTGAATTATCCAAAATTGCCAAAGATTTAGGCGTGGATGTATTATCCGTCATTTCTCCATATTTCGTTGGAATATCACAAGACGATCTTTATCGTCATTACAGTGCAGTAGCTGAAGCTGTTGATTTACCGATTCTGCTTTATAATATTCCGGCGAGAACCGGCAATAACATCGACTATAAAACAGTAGCAAAATTAGCGAAATATAAAAATATCATTGGGATCAAAGACAGCAGCGGAAACTTTGACAACACATTAAAATATATTGAAAATACCGATGAGCGCTTAAGCGTTCTTGCAGGCAGTGACTCTTTGATTCTTTGGACTTTAATGGCAGGTGGCAGTGGCGCAATTTCTGGTTGTTCCAATGTATTCCCTGAACTTATGGTCAGTATTTATAAATTATGGTCAGAAGGAAAAATTGCTGAAGCAAACGAAGCACAAAAGAAAATCAGACCATTCCGCAATGTAATGCAAATGGGCAATCCGAATTCCGTTGTAAAACGTGCCGTTAATTTACTTGGCTATCCTGTTGGCCCGGCACGCGAACCATCGAATTGTGCTAAACCTGAAATCGACGCGGCATTGAAAGAAGTTTTCAAATTATATAAATAA
- a CDS encoding DUF4280 domain-containing protein yields the protein MSSVANGQGEKYVVDGATIQCSAGTSVGKLHLPYSHKATINGKKVLTIQDNQSLACIGCMGQCKNRDQLPPCVPSTNMQWQQGKATVCLGSTPALLSTAIIVCSHGGVIKVVADGQ from the coding sequence ATGAGCAGTGTAGCAAATGGGCAAGGGGAGAAATATGTAGTAGATGGAGCGACGATCCAATGCAGTGCCGGAACTTCGGTAGGAAAACTGCACCTGCCTTATAGCCATAAAGCGACGATTAACGGTAAAAAGGTATTGACGATACAAGATAATCAATCATTAGCTTGTATCGGCTGTATGGGGCAGTGCAAGAATAGGGACCAGCTTCCGCCGTGTGTGCCTAGTACAAATATGCAATGGCAGCAAGGGAAAGCGACCGTGTGCCTTGGCAGTACTCCGGCATTGTTGAGTACCGCTATTATCGTTTGTTCGCATGGCGGGGTGATCAAAGTCGTTGCTGATGGGCAATAG
- the pdxA gene encoding 4-hydroxythreonine-4-phosphate dehydrogenase PdxA, with the protein MKPILGITMGDAAGVGPEIIVKALTDKKIYEIGRPVVFGDKKIMERAVKIVGADVTCNVIEHPGVGGNTYGTIDIIDLDNLPADLPFAKVDARAGKAAYEYIEKAVGYALKHEIHAIVTAPLNKEALNLGGNHYPGHTEILGALSGQKDYSMMLSSEALKVIHVSTHVPLRKACDLVKKERVLKVIHLADETVRMMGIEKPRIAVAGLNPHSGESGLFGTEDQEEILPAVEAAQKEGLDVTGPVPPDTVFYRAAIKKEFDIVVVMYHDQGHIPIKVLGFDSGVNVTVGLPCIRTSVDHGTAFPVAGQGIASSTSMTESLVLGAQMATVKFADLLNK; encoded by the coding sequence ATGAAACCGATTTTAGGAATTACAATGGGAGATGCAGCAGGGGTTGGCCCGGAGATTATCGTAAAAGCCTTAACCGATAAAAAAATCTATGAGATTGGCAGACCGGTTGTATTTGGAGATAAAAAAATTATGGAACGGGCAGTCAAAATTGTTGGAGCAGATGTAACCTGCAATGTGATTGAACATCCGGGCGTTGGCGGCAACACCTATGGAACAATTGATATCATCGATTTAGATAACCTGCCGGCAGATTTGCCATTTGCAAAGGTAGATGCAAGAGCCGGTAAAGCTGCTTACGAATATATTGAAAAAGCAGTTGGTTACGCCTTGAAACATGAGATTCATGCAATTGTAACAGCACCTCTTAATAAAGAAGCGTTAAATCTTGGCGGTAATCATTATCCCGGACATACCGAAATTTTGGGTGCATTGTCAGGACAGAAAGATTATTCCATGATGTTATCCAGTGAAGCGTTAAAGGTAATTCATGTATCGACCCATGTCCCACTCAGAAAAGCCTGTGACTTAGTGAAAAAAGAACGCGTTTTAAAAGTCATTCATTTGGCCGATGAAACAGTAAGAATGATGGGAATAGAAAAACCTCGCATTGCTGTTGCAGGACTTAATCCGCATTCAGGCGAAAGCGGATTATTTGGCACAGAAGATCAAGAGGAAATTCTGCCGGCAGTAGAAGCTGCGCAAAAAGAAGGACTTGATGTCACAGGACCTGTACCACCGGATACGGTATTTTATCGTGCGGCGATCAAAAAAGAATTTGATATTGTCGTCGTGATGTACCATGATCAAGGCCATATTCCAATTAAAGTATTGGGCTTTGATTCCGGCGTCAATGTAACTGTGGGGTTGCCTTGTATTCGTACTTCTGTTGACCATGGGACAGCCTTCCCGGTTGCAGGACAGGGAATTGCAAGCAGCACAAGCATGACGGAATCTTTAGTTTTGGGTGCACAGATGGCAACTGTTAAATTTGCTGATCTTTTGAATAAATAA
- a CDS encoding iron-containing alcohol dehydrogenase yields MNKTYSLLNIGKIIAGAGSIAQIKDVVESFEAKNVVVITDKGVWQTGLVEKPKKILEDAGINVHIINDTPPEPALEQVNAIFDAAKSFECQMIIGIGGGSSMDTAKLVSLLLTNDVTLYDLVKGKKQFKRRGVPTLMIPTTAGTGSEATPNAIVLVPEEELKVGIVSEKMVSDCVILDPEMTVGLPKHITANTGMDALCHAIECYISKKANPFSDTFALKAIKLISRSIRTAYNDGKNLQAREDMLLGATFGGISIATSSTTAVHALSYPLGGKYHIPHGLSNAILLPDVMKFNLDVCEDKFKDIAVAMELDIENCTTRQAAEKMIENLYSMIEDMNVTCDLREKGINESVLDDLVDAAAKVTRLLDNNPKVVTKDDMREIYKKLM; encoded by the coding sequence ATGAATAAAACATATTCACTTTTGAATATAGGAAAAATTATAGCTGGTGCAGGCTCTATTGCACAAATCAAAGATGTTGTAGAAAGCTTCGAAGCGAAAAATGTAGTTGTCATCACCGATAAAGGCGTTTGGCAAACAGGTTTGGTTGAAAAACCAAAGAAAATTCTTGAAGATGCCGGCATCAATGTGCATATTATCAATGATACACCGCCGGAACCAGCACTTGAACAAGTCAATGCGATCTTTGATGCCGCAAAGAGTTTTGAATGTCAGATGATTATCGGCATTGGCGGCGGCAGCTCCATGGATACGGCGAAATTAGTATCTTTGCTATTGACCAATGATGTAACGTTATATGATTTGGTAAAAGGCAAGAAACAGTTCAAACGTCGTGGCGTTCCTACGCTAATGATTCCTACAACTGCCGGTACTGGTTCGGAAGCAACGCCAAATGCGATTGTGTTAGTACCTGAAGAAGAACTAAAAGTTGGAATCGTCAGTGAAAAAATGGTTTCTGACTGTGTAATTTTAGATCCGGAAATGACAGTTGGCTTGCCAAAACATATTACGGCAAACACAGGTATGGACGCTTTATGCCATGCAATTGAATGCTATATTTCGAAAAAAGCAAATCCGTTCAGTGATACATTTGCGTTAAAAGCAATCAAACTTATTTCTCGCAGTATTCGGACGGCTTACAACGATGGAAAAAATCTGCAAGCACGTGAAGATATGCTTTTAGGAGCAACTTTTGGCGGGATTTCTATCGCAACATCCAGTACAACGGCAGTCCATGCGTTGTCCTATCCTTTGGGTGGTAAGTATCATATTCCACATGGTCTGTCCAATGCAATTCTATTGCCGGATGTAATGAAGTTCAATTTAGATGTCTGTGAAGACAAATTTAAAGATATCGCAGTTGCCATGGAACTTGATATAGAAAATTGTACAACAAGACAGGCAGCAGAAAAAATGATCGAAAATTTATATTCTATGATCGAAGATATGAATGTAACATGTGATCTGCGCGAAAAAGGTATCAATGAATCCGTTCTGGATGATTTGGTTGATGCGGCTGCGAAGGTTACCAGACTTTTAGATAACAATCCTAAAGTTGTTACGAAAGATGATATGCGGGAGATTTATAAAAAATTAATGTAG
- a CDS encoding sigma 54-interacting transcriptional regulator: protein MDARILFVAPFTDLVEVAEDVVKEQFADAANQIKIVKGDLHECIAMVKQEVEDGVEVIVSRGGTATLIEQNVNIPIVPIQVTVIDILRAMMQNGKYPEKVGVAGFKNVIYGYEDLAKLLGITFCEITLQDESEAKERITAAIENGVELIVGDAISIKIARNLGVSCVLIHSGREAIYKAMKEAELIAKIRREEQEKAELLRTVIDQSAEGIIATDTAAQITIFNPMAEKMFKVSHLEVMGKSLKHVIPDLELSKKRVDNDVQKIGDKTVTVKERHIKVRDETIGNIYTFQNVSQLQQLEQNVRKKLHAKGLIARIKMEDIIGASTACMTMKRKATKYALTQSTILITGESGTGKEMLVQSIHNISTRSGGPFVAVNCAALPENLLESELFGYAEGAFTGAKRGGRQGLFELAHGGTLFLDEIGEMPMSLQSRLLRVLQEKAVMHLGGDSVIPVDVRIVAATNQNLAKMVEDKQFRQDLYYRLNILRIHMPTLEERVEDIPLLAKRMVYQMQSMNEKITGIDLEAREYLKTCAWPGNIRQLANTIERVMLLSDGPAITKQDIMEARDEEGQLVEVKQIDEQKDNLANLEKHTLMRVLAEENFNYSRAAARLGIHRTTLWRKLNAK, encoded by the coding sequence ATGGATGCACGAATTTTGTTTGTGGCACCGTTTACAGATTTGGTAGAGGTTGCAGAAGATGTAGTAAAAGAACAATTTGCTGATGCTGCAAATCAAATAAAAATCGTGAAGGGTGATTTGCACGAATGTATTGCGATGGTAAAGCAGGAAGTGGAAGACGGGGTAGAAGTGATTGTCAGCCGCGGTGGGACGGCTACCTTGATTGAACAGAATGTTAATATACCCATTGTACCGATTCAAGTTACGGTCATTGATATTTTACGAGCAATGATGCAAAACGGAAAATATCCGGAAAAGGTTGGCGTTGCTGGTTTTAAAAATGTAATTTATGGTTATGAGGATTTAGCTAAGTTATTAGGAATTACCTTTTGTGAAATTACATTGCAGGATGAATCAGAGGCAAAGGAAAGAATTACGGCTGCAATTGAAAATGGTGTAGAATTGATTGTCGGAGATGCAATTTCGATTAAAATTGCAAGAAATTTGGGGGTATCCTGTGTATTGATTCACTCCGGACGCGAGGCGATTTATAAGGCGATGAAAGAAGCTGAGTTGATCGCGAAGATTCGCCGGGAGGAACAAGAAAAAGCAGAACTGCTTAGAACTGTAATTGACCAATCGGCAGAGGGCATTATTGCAACGGATACTGCAGCACAGATTACGATTTTTAATCCAATGGCAGAAAAAATGTTTAAAGTATCGCATTTGGAAGTCATGGGAAAGTCACTCAAACACGTAATTCCTGATTTGGAGCTTTCGAAAAAGCGCGTCGATAACGATGTGCAAAAAATTGGGGATAAGACAGTGACTGTAAAAGAGCGTCATATTAAAGTGAGAGATGAAACAATCGGAAATATTTATACCTTTCAAAATGTATCGCAGTTACAGCAATTAGAACAAAATGTGCGGAAAAAATTGCATGCAAAAGGGTTGATTGCACGTATTAAGATGGAAGATATCATTGGGGCTTCAACGGCGTGTATGACGATGAAACGTAAAGCGACGAAATATGCCCTAACGCAATCGACGATTTTAATTACGGGTGAATCCGGAACAGGTAAGGAAATGTTGGTACAAAGCATTCATAATATCAGCACGCGTTCTGGTGGACCGTTTGTAGCGGTTAACTGTGCAGCATTACCGGAGAATTTACTGGAGAGCGAATTGTTTGGCTATGCAGAAGGTGCATTTACTGGTGCGAAACGAGGCGGCAGACAGGGATTGTTTGAGCTTGCACATGGCGGAACACTTTTTCTGGATGAAATCGGTGAAATGCCAATGTCACTGCAATCAAGGCTGCTCAGAGTTTTGCAGGAAAAGGCGGTGATGCATCTAGGCGGCGATAGTGTAATTCCTGTCGACGTTCGTATTGTAGCGGCAACGAATCAAAATTTAGCCAAGATGGTGGAAGATAAACAATTTCGTCAGGATCTTTATTATCGCTTAAATATTTTGAGAATTCATATGCCGACCTTAGAAGAACGCGTAGAGGATATTCCGTTACTTGCAAAAAGAATGGTGTATCAGATGCAAAGCATGAATGAGAAGATTACAGGGATTGATTTGGAAGCAAGGGAATATCTGAAAACCTGTGCTTGGCCGGGCAATATCAGACAGCTTGCCAATACGATAGAGCGTGTCATGCTGCTCAGCGATGGTCCGGCTATTACGAAACAAGATATTATGGAAGCGCGGGATGAAGAGGGGCAGCTGGTTGAAGTTAAGCAAATTGATGAACAGAAGGATAATTTAGCAAATTTAGAAAAACATACTTTAATGCGTGTTCTGGCAGAGGAAAACTTCAATTATAGCCGTGCGGCTGCGAGATTGGGGATACATCGAACAACGTTGTGGCGGAAATTAAATGCAAAATAA
- a CDS encoding pentapeptide repeat-containing protein, whose protein sequence is MNRAEALTHFHERYLNPMLIEKIEEANHYFIENKTRLSETFLENFKQICKYIVSQQEQEKGRPIHSINLSLLRTSLNEGNAFCRWDVFDDAGRWEWETEYQTYDITWAAHYLSEIIETLEPERKKYLFNLIGHDLAGIKQTYIENFFVYIRQLMYNVLRWYDLTNIPEFQAIEKCFPFSIHVGEFLDTYKPIYMDSGPSQVIPNMKNRLKRKPCQCFQTLKNINVTDREYANINFSCSDVSGGNFKGSKMSGGMYVNTRMKESNCVGSDFSNSNIFDADFRDSSLAQANFSGVKGGRRLGLDILNIPQMLKGCTQEDAEIESDGIPSFLGVSFYRSDLTQTNFTEADLRFGDFRKAIFHNTIFTGCLLDGAIFLEKDRTSLQLTPEQIAEIDWVEE, encoded by the coding sequence ATGAACCGGGCAGAAGCACTTACCCATTTTCACGAACGGTATTTAAACCCGATGTTGATAGAGAAAATCGAAGAAGCAAATCATTATTTTATAGAAAATAAAACCCGATTAAGCGAAACATTTCTTGAGAATTTTAAGCAGATTTGTAAATACATCGTAAGTCAACAAGAGCAGGAAAAAGGTAGACCTATACACTCGATTAACCTTTCCTTATTACGTACCTCGCTGAATGAAGGCAATGCCTTTTGCCGCTGGGATGTGTTTGACGATGCAGGCCGTTGGGAATGGGAAACAGAGTATCAAACTTATGATATTACCTGGGCCGCACATTACCTTAGTGAAATAATTGAAACCTTGGAGCCGGAGCGGAAAAAATATTTATTCAATTTAATCGGACACGATCTAGCAGGTATCAAACAAACGTACATAGAGAACTTTTTCGTTTATATTAGACAACTTATGTATAATGTTTTGCGATGGTATGACTTGACGAATATCCCAGAATTTCAGGCTATTGAAAAATGTTTCCCCTTTAGCATCCATGTGGGTGAATTTTTAGATACATATAAACCGATATACATGGACAGTGGTCCATCACAGGTCATTCCTAACATGAAAAATCGGCTTAAAAGAAAGCCGTGTCAATGTTTCCAAACATTGAAAAATATAAATGTAACGGATCGTGAATATGCGAATATTAACTTTAGCTGCAGTGATGTGAGTGGCGGCAATTTTAAGGGCAGCAAAATGAGCGGCGGCATGTATGTTAATACACGAATGAAAGAGAGTAACTGTGTTGGCAGTGACTTTAGCAACAGCAATATTTTTGATGCGGACTTTAGAGATAGCAGCTTGGCACAAGCAAATTTTTCCGGTGTAAAAGGTGGTAGAAGGTTAGGGCTTGATATACTAAACATACCGCAAATGCTAAAGGGCTGTACACAAGAAGATGCTGAAATAGAAAGTGACGGTATTCCTTCGTTTCTTGGAGTATCTTTTTATAGAAGCGATCTTACACAAACAAACTTTACCGAGGCGGATTTGCGTTTTGGCGATTTTCGCAAAGCGATTTTTCATAATACTATTTTTACCGGATGCTTGCTCGATGGAGCAATTTTTTTAGAAAAGGATCGTACCAGCTTACAGCTTACGCCAGAACAAATAGCTGAAATTGATTGGGTCGAAGAGTGA
- a CDS encoding peptidoglycan-binding protein, which translates to MIFKWKLAVNYALRNWDGGYEFKDDCTSFVSYCWREAGIPEGRVTYDPTDGWYFDNRFNGHHASAWKNVDTFHNFMVNIKEYCDVYEDGWVSSHEKAELGDVVQFWGPIDGWYHSAIITKIEEGWLSNNYLYYACHSYPHRCKDLAWALMAGPVRLLHIKDEYRSDDGELDDTNPPTDDFGNIDNIIKQVQKALDCDPDGIQGPATTETVKDFQRENGLYPDGVVGPQTLNALGITRR; encoded by the coding sequence ATGATATTTAAATGGAAACTAGCGGTAAATTATGCGCTAAGAAATTGGGATGGAGGATACGAGTTTAAAGACGATTGCACCAGCTTCGTATCTTATTGCTGGCGTGAAGCGGGCATTCCGGAGGGAAGGGTAACGTATGACCCGACAGACGGATGGTATTTTGATAATAGATTTAATGGCCATCACGCGTCCGCTTGGAAAAATGTAGACACTTTTCATAACTTTATGGTTAATATCAAAGAATACTGTGACGTGTATGAGGATGGTTGGGTTTCATCCCATGAAAAAGCCGAATTAGGCGATGTTGTCCAATTTTGGGGGCCTATTGATGGTTGGTACCATTCAGCGATTATAACTAAAATTGAAGAGGGATGGTTGAGCAATAATTATTTATACTATGCCTGCCATTCATATCCCCACAGATGTAAAGACCTTGCCTGGGCCTTGATGGCAGGCCCCGTGAGATTACTACATATAAAAGACGAGTATCGGTCTGACGACGGTGAACTTGACGACACTAACCCGCCGACAGATGACTTTGGCAACATAGATAATATTATCAAACAGGTTCAGAAAGCGCTTGATTGCGATCCAGATGGTATACAGGGACCGGCTACGACAGAGACGGTTAAAGATTTTCAGAGAGAGAACGGCCTGTATCCAGACGGTGTTGTTGGTCCTCAAACTCTCAACGCTCTAGGGATTACGAGGCGTTAG
- a CDS encoding MFS transporter, whose translation MVNEKKSNVRWVVAGLMWTAIAVNYIDRTVLAAAAPHITQEFGITPSQMGIIMSGFFWTYALLQIPAGWFADRLGQKITLGFAVAWWSIATAMTGLATGFKSILAFRMGLGIGEAAAYPSNAGISSKWFPDKERATVGGLFDSGSKFGGAVAMPLIVWLISIFDWRWTFVIIGLVGVVWSVVWFWYYKNIPEEHKGVNAAELKYIRDGQAKKEGLDNEQPMKWYELLKYRNIWAMCIGFFMINYTSYFFITWLPTYLVKEKGMGMLAMGFAAMLPLLVSMVVEVVAGWASDKVYAKGWLSLTATRKTFLVGGLLMASTIGLAAFAESPIMAVALLCLAKSGTTVAASQVWALPGDVAPKNMTSVVAGLQNSVSNMGGVVGPIVTGAILQATGSFNMALLLSAALLIVGILNYAFLLGKVKHIEVEKTAA comes from the coding sequence ATGGTGAATGAGAAAAAATCAAATGTGCGCTGGGTTGTTGCCGGATTAATGTGGACAGCAATCGCTGTCAATTATATTGACCGTACTGTACTTGCTGCCGCCGCTCCTCATATTACGCAAGAATTTGGAATTACACCGAGTCAGATGGGGATTATCATGTCGGGCTTTTTTTGGACTTATGCCTTATTGCAGATTCCGGCAGGGTGGTTTGCCGATCGCTTGGGACAAAAAATTACGTTGGGATTTGCTGTAGCTTGGTGGTCTATTGCCACTGCTATGACCGGACTTGCGACAGGCTTTAAATCTATTTTGGCCTTTCGTATGGGACTTGGTATTGGGGAGGCCGCTGCGTATCCAAGCAACGCCGGAATTTCATCTAAGTGGTTCCCGGACAAGGAAAGAGCGACGGTTGGCGGTCTTTTCGACAGTGGGTCTAAATTTGGCGGTGCAGTTGCAATGCCGCTCATCGTATGGTTGATTTCAATTTTTGACTGGAGATGGACCTTTGTTATTATCGGACTTGTTGGGGTTGTATGGTCTGTTGTATGGTTCTGGTATTATAAAAATATTCCTGAAGAACATAAGGGTGTAAATGCCGCCGAATTGAAATATATTCGTGATGGACAGGCCAAAAAAGAAGGTCTTGACAACGAACAACCGATGAAATGGTATGAACTCTTGAAATACAGAAATATTTGGGCAATGTGTATTGGTTTCTTTATGATTAATTACACGTCTTATTTCTTCATTACTTGGTTGCCAACGTATCTTGTAAAAGAAAAAGGCATGGGAATGCTCGCAATGGGATTTGCAGCAATGCTGCCGCTCTTAGTTTCCATGGTTGTGGAAGTCGTAGCAGGCTGGGCATCGGATAAAGTATATGCAAAAGGCTGGTTATCTCTAACTGCAACACGTAAAACATTCTTAGTCGGCGGCCTTTTGATGGCATCTACAATCGGTTTAGCGGCGTTTGCAGAATCGCCAATTATGGCAGTGGCACTTTTATGTCTTGCCAAATCCGGCACAACTGTAGCTGCATCTCAGGTGTGGGCGCTTCCGGGTGATGTTGCACCAAAAAATATGACCTCTGTGGTTGCCGGACTGCAAAACTCTGTTTCTAACATGGGCGGGGTTGTAGGCCCTATCGTTACCGGGGCAATTTTACAGGC